The following are encoded together in the Tatumella ptyseos genome:
- the fepB gene encoding Fe2+-enterobactin ABC transporter substrate-binding protein: MMIRRSRLLNIFLISVLLPLAGLSQAAGWPRQIVTDNGTVTLKSAPKRIVSTSVTLTGSLLAIDAPVIASGAGVPNSRFTDSQGFFSQWGAVAKQKHVQRLYIGEANAEMVAAQAPDLIVVSATGHDSALRLVNQLSSIAPVIVVNYDNKSWQQIVNVLGQATGHEAQAKTLIQHFDQRVAALKPTLKLPPQPVSAFVWNGGGKEVNLWTADSAQGKLLQQLGFTLAPTPSQLATSHSMGQRKDIIQLSGEKMSEGLSGKSWLMFVADGETVKQVNSDRFLQQAPAVQQGHVYPLGNDNFRLDYYSATHTLAILEKLFAH; encoded by the coding sequence ATGATGATCCGACGCTCAAGACTGCTAAATATTTTCTTAATCAGTGTGTTATTACCTTTAGCAGGGCTAAGTCAAGCTGCGGGTTGGCCAAGGCAAATTGTGACGGATAATGGTACGGTGACATTGAAAAGCGCGCCCAAAAGAATCGTTTCGACCAGTGTTACGTTGACCGGATCGTTACTCGCCATTGATGCGCCAGTGATTGCTAGCGGTGCCGGGGTACCCAATAGCCGCTTCACCGATAGCCAAGGATTTTTTAGCCAATGGGGTGCCGTGGCGAAGCAAAAGCATGTACAGCGCTTATATATTGGTGAGGCAAATGCCGAAATGGTGGCTGCACAGGCTCCCGATCTCATTGTGGTCAGCGCAACAGGGCACGACAGTGCATTGCGGCTAGTGAATCAACTTTCAAGTATTGCACCGGTAATTGTCGTGAATTACGACAATAAAAGCTGGCAGCAAATAGTTAACGTCTTGGGCCAAGCGACCGGCCATGAAGCCCAAGCGAAAACCTTAATTCAACACTTTGACCAGCGTGTCGCTGCATTAAAACCTACCTTAAAACTACCTCCTCAGCCTGTCTCCGCTTTTGTTTGGAATGGGGGAGGCAAAGAAGTGAATCTCTGGACAGCTGACTCCGCTCAAGGAAAACTCCTGCAACAATTAGGGTTTACGCTAGCGCCAACCCCAAGCCAGTTAGCGACGAGCCATAGTATGGGACAGCGTAAAGATATTATTCAGCTTTCAGGTGAAAAAATGAGTGAAGGACTGAGTGGTAAGAGCTGGTTAATGTTCGTGGCAGATGGTGAGACGGTTAAACAGGTTAATAGTGATCGTTTTTTACAACAAGCGCCTGCTGTTCAGCAAGGTCATGTCTACCCTCTGGGTAACGACAATTTCCGTTTAGATTATTACAGTGCGACACATACTCTAGCGATATTAGAAAAACTTTTTGCGCATTAA
- a CDS encoding (2,3-dihydroxybenzoyl)adenylate synthase: MSISFTPWPAELAARYREKGYWLDMPLTDISDRHRNSDRPAIIDPHQTLSYRQLTQYSDQLAAQLQHRGIRTGDTALVQLGNCCEFYIVFFALLKLGVAPVNALFSHQRSELSAYAKQIKPRLLIADRQHSVFTDNRFVDELSAEHPELQHQIWYNAFDAESNLVSLYSQETESFTSTPTAADEVAFFQLSGGSTGTPKLIPRTHNDYYYSIIGSVDICQFTEQTRYLCALPIAHNYPMSSPGILGVLYSGGLSVLAPDPSPTTCFSLIAEHLINVTALVPPAVSLWLQSIQEWNCAHQLASLRLLQVGGAKLSESLAARIPTEIGCQLQQVFGMAEGLVNYTRLDDTLQTILTTQGCPISPDDEVWVADETGQPLPVNTTGRLMTRGPYTFRGYYNSPEHNAACFDQQGFYCSGDLISIDESGYITVQGREKDQINRGGEKIAAEEIENLLQRHPDIIHAALVSMSDELLGEKSCAYVVAKQAVKAVQLRRHLRDQGIAEFKLPDRFVFSDALPLTPVGKVDKKLLRQQLIEESKKDA; encoded by the coding sequence ATGAGTATTTCTTTTACGCCTTGGCCCGCAGAGCTGGCAGCACGCTATCGTGAAAAAGGCTATTGGCTTGACATGCCGCTGACTGATATCAGCGATCGCCACCGTAACAGTGACCGTCCAGCAATTATCGATCCGCATCAAACCCTCAGCTATCGTCAGCTGACACAATACAGTGACCAGCTCGCGGCACAGTTACAACATCGCGGTATTCGTACTGGTGATACGGCCCTAGTTCAACTAGGAAATTGCTGTGAATTCTATATTGTCTTTTTTGCCCTGTTAAAGTTGGGTGTCGCTCCCGTCAATGCACTTTTCAGCCACCAGCGCAGTGAATTAAGCGCTTATGCAAAACAGATCAAGCCACGCTTATTAATCGCCGATAGGCAACATTCAGTATTTACCGACAACCGCTTCGTTGATGAGCTCAGTGCGGAGCATCCAGAGCTACAACATCAAATTTGGTACAACGCTTTTGACGCGGAAAGTAACTTAGTATCGCTCTACTCGCAGGAAACGGAATCTTTCACGTCGACACCGACTGCCGCGGATGAGGTTGCCTTTTTCCAATTGTCAGGGGGAAGTACAGGAACGCCAAAACTGATCCCTCGTACTCATAACGATTATTATTACAGCATTATAGGTAGCGTCGATATTTGCCAATTTACTGAGCAAACGCGTTATTTATGTGCGCTCCCTATCGCCCATAATTACCCCATGAGCTCACCGGGTATTCTTGGCGTACTATATAGTGGCGGGCTTAGCGTGTTGGCACCCGATCCAAGTCCTACTACCTGCTTTAGTTTAATCGCCGAGCACCTTATCAATGTCACGGCATTAGTACCGCCTGCAGTGAGTCTCTGGTTACAATCAATACAAGAGTGGAACTGCGCGCATCAGCTCGCTTCACTGCGCTTACTGCAAGTTGGCGGCGCCAAGCTGAGCGAGAGTTTAGCCGCACGAATTCCTACTGAAATCGGCTGCCAATTACAGCAAGTCTTTGGGATGGCTGAAGGATTAGTAAACTATACGCGCCTTGATGACACCCTACAGACTATCCTTACCACTCAAGGCTGTCCTATCTCACCCGACGATGAAGTCTGGGTGGCAGATGAAACAGGCCAACCTCTTCCGGTGAATACCACCGGCCGCTTAATGACGCGTGGCCCTTATACCTTCCGTGGGTATTACAATAGTCCTGAACATAATGCAGCATGCTTCGATCAACAGGGTTTTTATTGCTCCGGCGATCTGATTTCGATTGATGAAAGTGGCTATATTACCGTTCAAGGCCGTGAAAAAGATCAGATCAACCGTGGTGGCGAAAAAATTGCCGCTGAAGAGATTGAGAACCTTTTACAACGCCATCCAGACATTATCCACGCTGCACTCGTATCGATGAGCGATGAGTTACTAGGCGAGAAAAGTTGCGCCTATGTGGTGGCAAAACAAGCGGTAAAAGCCGTGCAGTTACGTCGTCATCTCCGTGACCAAGGAATAGCGGAATTTAAGTTGCCCGATCGATTTGTTTTCAGCGATGCACTACCGCTTACTCCGGTCGGTAAAGTAGATAAAAAGTTATTGCGTCAGCAACTCATCGAAGAAAGTAAGAAAGACGCTTAA
- the dhbA gene encoding 2,3-dihydro-2,3-dihydroxybenzoate dehydrogenase, whose translation MTMDFRDKYVWVTGAGQGIGYDTACAFHQAGAVVIGFDQQFAGDHYPFRCVVMDVADPQQVAEVCQAELAQQPRLDVLVNAAGILRIGTTDALRFEDWQACLNVNAGGAFNLFSQTLPRFREQGFGSIVTVASNSAHAPRLGMSAYGASKAALRSLCQTVGLEMAPYGVRCNIVSPGSTDTAMQRSLWHTPEAEQEMINGFPDQFKLGIPLKKIAKPREITNAILFLASDLASHIVLQDIVIDGGATLGA comes from the coding sequence ATGACTATGGATTTTCGCGATAAATATGTCTGGGTAACCGGCGCAGGTCAAGGGATAGGTTACGACACAGCCTGCGCCTTCCATCAAGCTGGGGCCGTGGTGATCGGCTTTGATCAACAGTTTGCTGGCGATCATTATCCTTTCCGCTGTGTTGTCATGGATGTGGCCGATCCACAACAGGTCGCTGAAGTCTGCCAAGCGGAATTAGCGCAGCAACCCCGTCTTGATGTGTTAGTCAATGCTGCCGGTATCTTGCGTATCGGAACAACCGACGCATTACGTTTTGAGGATTGGCAAGCATGCTTAAACGTCAATGCTGGTGGAGCATTTAACCTCTTTTCGCAGACTCTTCCGCGATTTCGTGAACAAGGTTTTGGGTCGATTGTCACCGTCGCCTCAAATTCCGCTCATGCCCCACGCCTTGGTATGTCTGCATATGGAGCATCGAAGGCGGCATTACGTAGTCTCTGCCAAACAGTTGGCTTAGAAATGGCACCCTATGGCGTGCGTTGTAATATCGTTTCACCAGGTTCAACAGATACCGCCATGCAACGGAGCTTATGGCACACTCCTGAGGCTGAGCAGGAAATGATTAATGGCTTCCCTGATCAGTTTAAGCTTGGTATCCCTTTGAAAAAGATCGCTAAACCGCGTGAGATCACTAATGCGATCCTATTTCTTGCCTCAGATCTGGCGAGTCATATCGTATTACAGGATATCGTCATCGACGGCGGTGCAACGTTAGGCGCCTAG
- the rpmA gene encoding 50S ribosomal protein L27, with product MAHKKAGGSTRNGRDSNAKRLGVKRFGGETVLAGSIIVRQRGTKFHAGNNVGCGRDHTLFATATGQIKFEVKGPENRKYVSIVAE from the coding sequence ATGGCACACAAGAAAGCTGGTGGTTCGACTCGTAACGGTCGTGACTCAAACGCTAAACGTCTAGGCGTAAAACGCTTTGGCGGAGAAACTGTACTAGCAGGTAGCATCATTGTTCGTCAACGTGGAACTAAATTCCATGCGGGTAACAATGTAGGTTGTGGTCGTGACCACACTCTGTTCGCTACTGCAACAGGTCAAATCAAATTCGAAGTCAAAGGTCCAGAAAACCGTAAATACGTCAGCATCGTTGCTGAGTAA
- a CDS encoding fumarylacetoacetate hydrolase family protein gives MINNIYCIGRNYIEHAQELGNRVEEDPVVFSKPNSSLIMGSTIVLPTFSQDVHYETELVVRISAPAFQIECDQAEAYYDAIAVGLDLTARDLQADLKSKKLPWLLAKGFNGSCYVSDFVEKDSLPEPIHFTLDINEQTVQQGVSSEMVFTIQHIISFISRYIALQPGDIIFTGTPKGVGKLLTGDKLRLTLEGEVMAELQVD, from the coding sequence ATGATTAATAACATCTACTGTATAGGCCGTAATTATATTGAACATGCCCAAGAGCTAGGTAATCGTGTAGAAGAAGACCCCGTCGTTTTCAGTAAACCGAATAGCTCACTGATTATGGGTAGTACTATTGTATTACCCACTTTCTCCCAAGATGTGCATTACGAAACTGAGCTCGTAGTGAGGATCTCCGCGCCCGCTTTTCAGATCGAATGCGATCAAGCTGAAGCCTACTACGATGCTATTGCCGTCGGGTTAGATCTTACCGCGCGTGATCTGCAAGCTGATTTAAAAAGTAAAAAATTACCTTGGTTACTGGCTAAGGGGTTCAATGGATCCTGCTATGTGAGTGATTTTGTTGAGAAAGACTCTCTTCCAGAACCTATCCATTTTACGTTAGATATTAATGAACAGACCGTTCAGCAAGGCGTTAGCAGCGAAATGGTCTTTACTATTCAACACATTATTTCGTTTATCAGTCGTTATATCGCGTTGCAACCGGGTGATATTATTTTTACCGGAACGCCTAAGGGCGTGGGAAAGCTGCTCACGGGGGATAAACTGAGGTTGACGTTGGAAGGTGAGGTGATGGCTGAGCTACAAGTGGATTAA
- the ispB gene encoding octaprenyl diphosphate synthase — MNLEQITELTALDMAAVNKNILKQLDSDVVLISQLGHYIVSGGGKRIRPMIAVLAARALNYEGEKHILNAALIEFIHTATLLHDDVVDESDMRRGKATANAAFGNAASVLVGDFIYTRAFQMMTQLGSLKILELMSEAVNVISEGEVLQLMNCNDPDITEESYLRVIYSKTARLFEAAAQTSAILADATPAQEQALKDYGRYIGTAFQLIDDLLDYSADNEALGKNVGDDLSEGKPTLPLLHAMRNGTPEQAAMIRRAIEEGNGRHLLEEVLATMQQCGSLDWTQQRAEEEANKAIQALAILPATPWREALEALARMSVQRDR; from the coding sequence ATGAATTTAGAGCAGATAACAGAACTTACCGCCTTGGATATGGCTGCGGTAAATAAAAATATTCTCAAGCAACTTGATTCAGATGTCGTACTCATCAGTCAGCTAGGCCATTATATCGTTAGCGGTGGCGGTAAACGAATTCGACCCATGATTGCGGTACTTGCGGCGCGCGCGCTGAACTATGAGGGAGAGAAACATATCCTCAATGCCGCTTTAATCGAATTTATCCATACCGCAACGCTACTACACGATGATGTCGTCGATGAATCTGACATGCGTCGGGGTAAAGCCACCGCTAACGCCGCTTTTGGTAATGCAGCAAGTGTATTGGTTGGCGACTTTATTTATACACGCGCTTTTCAGATGATGACCCAATTAGGATCCTTGAAGATCCTCGAGTTAATGTCGGAAGCCGTTAACGTGATCTCTGAAGGCGAGGTATTGCAGTTGATGAACTGCAACGATCCAGACATCACAGAAGAAAGTTACCTACGTGTTATCTACAGTAAGACGGCACGTTTATTTGAAGCTGCTGCGCAAACCTCGGCCATTCTCGCCGATGCCACGCCCGCACAAGAGCAAGCATTGAAAGATTACGGCCGTTACATTGGAACTGCTTTCCAGTTAATTGACGATTTGCTTGACTATAGCGCGGACAATGAAGCACTCGGTAAAAATGTCGGTGATGATCTAAGTGAAGGTAAGCCAACCCTGCCATTGCTGCATGCAATGCGTAATGGCACTCCAGAACAAGCTGCAATGATCCGCCGTGCAATTGAGGAAGGTAATGGACGTCACTTACTCGAAGAGGTCCTCGCAACCATGCAGCAGTGTGGTTCCTTAGATTGGACACAACAGAGAGCCGAAGAGGAAGCGAACAAAGCAATACAGGCGTTAGCAATACTTCCAGCCACTCCTTGGCGTGAAGCACTCGAAGCTCTTGCACGAATGTCAGTACAGCGCGATCGCTAA
- a CDS encoding isochorismate synthase yields the protein MVEITTVENILHRKIQQQSALNERFLFTSPETSLLTDGCFKRITQPLIDSEGSQEIFQHRLKEQFRLARAAGINDPLVVGAIPFDAHQPTALFIPQEITRTTRRQLAEELKPYQQQPLASITQQQAYPDQPHFMKMVSDAVAAMNRGELDKVVLSRLLKLATDNSIDSTTLMSRIMAQNPDNYHFHVPLENNEVLLGASPELLLRKLKSQFSSRPLAGSAKRQADSNEDHRVGQTLLASEKDRHEHQLVVDAMAKVLAPVAEQLQVPQVPELVTTSQLWHLATTVQGVTPNAEENSLALAGLLHPTPALSGYPHQLACRLIQQLEPFPRELFGGMVGWCDDEGNGEWVVTIRCAQLSPQQVTLFAGAGIVPASDPLSEWQETGTKLSTMLKAFGLH from the coding sequence ATGGTCGAAATCACTACCGTTGAAAATATTTTACACCGTAAAATTCAACAACAGAGCGCATTAAACGAACGTTTTCTGTTTACCTCTCCAGAAACTAGCCTACTCACAGATGGTTGCTTTAAACGTATCACTCAACCTCTCATTGATAGTGAGGGAAGCCAAGAAATCTTCCAACACAGGCTTAAGGAACAATTTCGTCTAGCACGCGCTGCAGGGATTAACGATCCATTAGTCGTGGGGGCTATACCCTTCGATGCTCATCAACCTACGGCACTCTTTATTCCCCAGGAGATTACCCGCACTACTCGCCGTCAATTGGCGGAAGAACTGAAGCCTTACCAACAGCAGCCTTTAGCATCAATCACGCAACAACAAGCCTATCCTGATCAGCCACACTTTATGAAGATGGTGAGCGATGCCGTTGCGGCGATGAACCGTGGTGAGCTAGATAAAGTCGTCCTTTCTCGGCTGCTAAAATTAGCGACTGACAATAGTATTGATAGTACGACATTGATGAGTCGTATTATGGCGCAAAACCCTGATAACTATCATTTCCATGTTCCGCTTGAAAATAATGAAGTGCTACTCGGCGCTAGCCCTGAGCTCCTTCTACGTAAGCTAAAGAGTCAATTTAGCTCACGCCCCTTGGCGGGATCAGCAAAACGTCAGGCTGACAGTAATGAAGATCACCGCGTAGGACAGACTCTGCTCGCGTCGGAGAAAGACCGCCATGAGCACCAGTTAGTGGTGGATGCGATGGCGAAAGTTTTAGCCCCAGTTGCCGAACAATTACAGGTACCGCAAGTTCCAGAATTAGTCACCACTTCGCAACTGTGGCACCTCGCCACGACAGTACAAGGCGTTACGCCCAACGCTGAAGAAAATTCATTAGCGCTGGCGGGCTTATTGCACCCGACTCCTGCCTTAAGCGGTTACCCACATCAGTTAGCTTGCCGTCTTATCCAACAGTTAGAACCATTCCCAAGAGAACTTTTTGGTGGCATGGTAGGCTGGTGCGATGACGAAGGAAATGGCGAGTGGGTAGTGACTATTCGTTGTGCCCAGTTAAGCCCACAGCAGGTGACCCTCTTTGCTGGCGCTGGTATCGTTCCCGCTTCCGATCCGCTTTCCGAGTGGCAAGAGACCGGTACCAAGCTCAGCACCATGCTAAAAGCCTTTGGTTTACATTAA
- the rplU gene encoding 50S ribosomal protein L21, which translates to MYAVFQSGGKQHRVSEGQTVRLEKLDIATGETVEFDQVLMIANGEEVTIGAPLVSGGVIKAEVVAHGRGEKIKIVKFRRRKHHRKQQGHRQWFTDVKITGISA; encoded by the coding sequence ATGTACGCGGTTTTCCAAAGTGGTGGTAAACAACACCGAGTAAGCGAAGGTCAGACCGTTCGCTTGGAAAAATTAGACATTGCAACCGGTGAAACTGTTGAGTTTGACCAGGTTCTGATGATTGCTAATGGCGAAGAAGTGACTATTGGTGCACCGTTAGTTTCTGGTGGTGTTATCAAAGCTGAAGTCGTAGCTCATGGTCGTGGCGAGAAAATTAAAATTGTTAAGTTTCGTCGTCGTAAACACCATCGTAAGCAGCAAGGCCACCGTCAGTGGTTCACTGATGTGAAAATTACTGGCATCAGCGCTTAA
- the cgtA gene encoding Obg family GTPase CgtA — protein sequence MKFVDEATILVVAGDGGNGCISFRREKYIPKGGPDGGDGGDGGDVWLVADENLNTLIDYRFEKAFRAERGQNGQSRDCTGKRGKDVTVKVPMGTRVIDQGTGETLGDMTEHGQTLMVAKGGWHGLGNTRFKSSVNRTPRQKTNGTPGEERDLQLELMLLADVGMLGLPNAGKSTFIRAVSAAKPKVADYPFTTLVPSLGVVRMDNEQSFVVADIPGLIEGAADGAGLGIRFLKHLERCRVLLHLIDLAPIDESNPVDNARIILGELEKYSDKLYQKPRWLVFNKADLLDPEEAAARAKQIADDLGWEGDYYLISAASQQGVKDLCWDVMKFINSQPKEEAKAEKAAEKVEFMWDDYHRETIEQHAVEEEDDEDWDDWDDEDEEGVEIIYQR from the coding sequence ATGAAATTTGTTGATGAAGCAACGATCCTTGTCGTTGCTGGCGACGGTGGAAATGGCTGTATTAGCTTTCGTCGCGAAAAATATATTCCTAAAGGTGGTCCAGATGGCGGCGATGGCGGCGATGGCGGCGATGTTTGGTTAGTTGCTGATGAAAACCTTAATACCTTAATTGATTATCGCTTTGAAAAAGCGTTCCGCGCGGAACGGGGTCAGAATGGCCAAAGCCGTGACTGTACTGGTAAGCGTGGTAAAGATGTTACGGTGAAGGTGCCAATGGGAACCCGTGTTATCGATCAAGGTACTGGCGAAACGCTTGGGGATATGACTGAGCATGGGCAAACCCTGATGGTCGCTAAAGGCGGCTGGCATGGATTGGGAAATACTCGTTTTAAATCTTCCGTTAACCGTACGCCACGCCAAAAAACTAATGGTACGCCGGGTGAAGAGCGTGATCTTCAGTTAGAGTTAATGCTACTTGCTGATGTAGGGATGTTAGGACTTCCTAATGCCGGTAAATCGACCTTTATCCGTGCGGTATCTGCCGCTAAACCTAAAGTCGCCGATTATCCTTTTACCACCTTAGTACCAAGCTTGGGTGTCGTGCGTATGGACAATGAGCAGAGCTTTGTTGTCGCGGATATTCCTGGTTTGATCGAAGGCGCTGCGGATGGTGCAGGACTCGGTATTCGCTTCCTGAAACACCTTGAGCGTTGTCGTGTATTACTTCACCTCATCGACTTAGCACCGATAGATGAAAGTAACCCAGTGGACAATGCTCGCATTATCCTTGGTGAGTTAGAAAAATACAGCGACAAGCTCTACCAGAAACCGCGTTGGTTAGTCTTTAATAAAGCCGATTTACTCGATCCGGAAGAAGCCGCTGCACGTGCAAAACAGATCGCCGACGATCTAGGATGGGAAGGTGATTACTACCTGATCTCTGCAGCGAGCCAACAGGGGGTGAAAGATCTCTGTTGGGATGTTATGAAGTTTATTAATTCTCAGCCGAAAGAAGAAGCTAAGGCAGAGAAAGCGGCAGAGAAAGTCGAGTTTATGTGGGACGACTATCACCGTGAAACGATCGAACAGCATGCCGTCGAAGAGGAAGATGACGAAGATTGGGATGACTGGGACGATGAAGACGAGGAAGGCGTTGAAATTATTTATCAACGCTAG
- a CDS encoding hotdog fold thioesterase, producing the protein MQTIWKKNIDLSALNAMGENSLIEHLGIVFTAIHPTHLEAEMPVDSRTCQPFGLLHGGASVVLAESMGSMAGWLTCREEQNVVGIEVNASHHRAVASGNVTAVCQPLHLGGQIQVWQIEIKNPRGKLCCSARLTVTILG; encoded by the coding sequence ATGCAGACAATTTGGAAAAAAAATATCGATCTTAGCGCCCTCAATGCTATGGGGGAAAACAGTCTGATCGAGCACCTCGGGATAGTCTTTACTGCTATACATCCCACTCATCTCGAAGCGGAAATGCCCGTTGATAGTCGTACTTGTCAACCTTTCGGCTTACTGCATGGTGGTGCGAGTGTGGTATTAGCTGAGTCGATGGGATCGATGGCTGGTTGGCTGACCTGCCGCGAGGAGCAAAATGTGGTTGGTATTGAGGTGAATGCTAGCCATCATCGTGCTGTCGCAAGTGGTAACGTTACAGCGGTATGCCAGCCCCTACATCTGGGTGGTCAGATACAAGTCTGGCAAATCGAGATTAAAAATCCGCGGGGCAAGCTCTGTTGTAGCGCTCGACTAACCGTAACGATATTGGGATAA
- a CDS encoding isochorismatase family protein produces the protein MSIPKLTAYALPTADELPNNKVNWTFEPQRAALLIHDMQNYFLNFWGENSEFVETVVGHIAALRQQCKALGIPVFYTAQPNEQSDEDRALLNDMWGPGLNRHPEQQKVTPALAPDEQDIVLTKWRYSAFQRSDFEQQLKAMGRDQLIITGVYAHIGCLTTATDAFMRDIKPFMVADALADFSREEHLMALTYTAGRSGKVVMTDDLLLLPASKQALRDAILPLLEDDDIPEDDENLIDYGLDSVRMMALASRWRQAIPSMDFVTLAKTPTFDAWWTLLSGDK, from the coding sequence ATGAGTATCCCTAAATTAACGGCCTATGCATTACCTACCGCCGATGAGTTACCGAATAACAAAGTAAACTGGACCTTCGAACCACAACGTGCCGCGTTATTGATTCACGATATGCAAAACTACTTCCTTAACTTTTGGGGAGAAAATAGTGAATTTGTCGAGACTGTCGTCGGTCATATTGCAGCATTACGTCAACAATGTAAGGCGTTGGGAATTCCAGTGTTTTATACCGCTCAACCGAACGAGCAAAGTGATGAAGACCGCGCGCTACTGAACGATATGTGGGGCCCCGGATTAAACCGTCATCCTGAACAACAAAAAGTCACTCCAGCCTTAGCACCGGATGAACAAGATATCGTACTCACTAAGTGGCGTTATAGTGCTTTTCAGCGCTCAGATTTTGAACAGCAACTTAAGGCAATGGGGCGCGACCAGTTGATCATTACTGGGGTATATGCCCATATTGGCTGCTTAACCACCGCAACCGATGCGTTTATGCGGGATATCAAACCCTTTATGGTTGCAGATGCTTTAGCCGATTTCAGTCGAGAAGAACATCTCATGGCGCTCACCTACACTGCGGGTCGCAGTGGCAAAGTGGTTATGACAGATGATCTATTATTACTCCCTGCTTCGAAGCAAGCGTTACGCGATGCCATCTTACCGTTACTTGAAGATGATGACATTCCTGAGGATGACGAAAACCTAATTGATTATGGATTGGACTCGGTACGGATGATGGCACTGGCCTCACGCTGGCGTCAGGCTATTCCTAGCATGGACTTTGTTACCCTGGCGAAAACCCCAACCTTCGATGCTTGGTGGACACTACTTTCTGGGGATAAGTAA
- a CDS encoding helix-turn-helix domain-containing protein → MEKLKNDWHSADIIAALRKKGTSLAAVSRNAGLSSSTLANALSRPWPKGELLIAQAVNVHPSEIWPSRYFDPVTEELMDRSQLIRTKRKKKNNDPNMSSSSAS, encoded by the coding sequence ATGGAAAAGTTAAAGAATGATTGGCATAGCGCAGATATTATTGCAGCTTTACGTAAAAAAGGAACTTCATTGGCGGCGGTTTCAAGGAATGCTGGCCTAAGCTCTTCAACTCTAGCCAATGCACTTTCACGCCCTTGGCCCAAAGGTGAGTTATTGATCGCGCAAGCGGTAAATGTCCATCCATCAGAAATCTGGCCAAGCAGATACTTTGATCCCGTAACAGAAGAGTTAATGGACAGATCTCAATTAATTAGAACTAAAAGAAAGAAAAAGAATAACGATCCAAATATGAGTTCATCCTCCGCATCGTAA